GATTCGCGCGTCGTTCAACCCGTCTGTGAGGAGGGCGTTCGTATATGAGCCGTGAACGGTGGCTAGCTCTGTCTGTCCGGTGAGTGCATCACGTTCGTCGTAGCCGACGAGGACATCGAGTAGTTTGGCCGCATCACGAACCGTTCGTGTCATTGGGCCAGCCGTATCTTGCTGTGAGACCAGCGGACTCATCCCGGTTCGGCTGATCAAGCCAGGCGTCACACGGACTCCAACGAGGTTATCGAACGACGCAGGAACGCGAATCGAGCCGCCGCAGTCGGTCCCAATACCGACGGTGCCCAGGTTCGCCGCAACGGCCGCTCCGGTTCCACTGCTCGACCCACCTGGGTCCCGCGTCAAGTCGTACGGATTTTTCGTCCGACCACTGACCGAGGAAAATCCGAACCATGACGTGGCCCAGTCCGGCAGAGTAGTCTTCGCCAGAATAATCGCCCCTGCGTCGCGCAACCGCTGGGTTACTTCCGCATCTGTCTCGGGGAGATACTCGTCGAACGCTTCCGACCCGTACGTCGTTGGAATATCCGTCGTTTCGACGTGATCTTTGACGAGCACGGGGATTCCGTGGAGTGGTCCGACGAACGTACCTGATTCGGCGAACATTTGGTCAAGCTTGGCCGCTCGTTCCGACGCGGTCTCATTGACCGTCACGATTGAATTGAGCTCGGGACCGTCACGATCGTAGGCATCGATACGTTCGAGATACCGGTCAACGAGTTCCTCGCTGGTAAGCGTTCCAGCTTCGAACGCTCGATGGAGTTGGTTGATC
This DNA window, taken from Natronococcus sp. CG52, encodes the following:
- a CDS encoding amidase, with protein sequence MGTKNRTIEEATINQLHRAFEAGTLTSEELVDRYLERIDAYDRDGPELNSIVTVNETASERAAKLDQMFAESGTFVGPLHGIPVLVKDHVETTDIPTTYGSEAFDEYLPETDAEVTQRLRDAGAIILAKTTLPDWATSWFGFSSVSGRTKNPYDLTRDPGGSSSGTGAAVAANLGTVGIGTDCGGSIRVPASFDNLVGVRVTPGLISRTGMSPLVSQQDTAGPMTRTVRDAAKLLDVLVGYDERDALTGQTELATVHGSYTNALLTDGLNDARIGVLRDGFGDDENPAAAPVNDVIERALTTMENTGATLIDPVEIPRLEEYLEETMLYILQSKRDLNEFLGDRDGPVDSVEDLYESGQYHDLLDLFVGFAEEGPTDLSDDLEYWKRRNAQQTFQQEILNVFAKHDLDAIVYPNVQVVPPTESEIRDGKYETMTFATNTIIASQSLCSAVSIPAGFTDDGLPVGIELLGRPFDEPTLLELGYSFEQATAHRQPPDTAPPIAD